A single region of the Halobellus ruber genome encodes:
- a CDS encoding ABC transporter ATP-binding protein has product MLEAANVSKKFGGLVAVDGVDFEIDRGEIVGLIGPNGAGKTTLFNTITGVLDPEKGSEITFNGEDLLALDTHEIARSGVLRTFQIVRVFGEMTVLENAAAGALFGTDESISQAEAERRGREALAFVGLEDKAEMEARNLPIAQQKQLELARTVASDPDLVLLDEIASGLTPGEIEELSDTIRRLRDDRDVSVFWIEHIMDAILGTADRIIVLKNGRKIAEGAPEEIRNNEAVTEAYLGAEES; this is encoded by the coding sequence ATGCTCGAGGCCGCGAACGTCAGCAAGAAGTTCGGGGGCCTCGTCGCGGTCGACGGGGTGGACTTCGAGATCGACCGCGGCGAGATCGTGGGGCTCATCGGTCCCAACGGCGCGGGGAAGACGACGCTTTTCAACACCATCACCGGGGTTCTCGACCCCGAAAAGGGGTCGGAAATCACGTTCAACGGCGAGGACCTCCTCGCGCTCGATACCCACGAGATCGCCAGGTCGGGGGTCCTCCGCACCTTCCAGATCGTCCGGGTGTTCGGGGAGATGACGGTGCTGGAGAACGCCGCCGCCGGCGCCCTGTTCGGCACCGACGAGTCGATCTCCCAGGCGGAAGCCGAGCGACGCGGCCGGGAGGCGCTCGCGTTCGTCGGCTTGGAGGACAAAGCCGAGATGGAGGCGCGTAACCTTCCGATCGCCCAGCAGAAACAGCTGGAGTTGGCGCGGACCGTCGCGTCGGATCCGGATCTCGTCCTGTTGGACGAGATCGCGAGCGGGCTCACCCCCGGCGAGATCGAGGAGCTATCGGACACGATCCGGCGGCTCCGCGACGACCGCGACGTCTCGGTGTTCTGGATCGAGCACATTATGGACGCGATCTTGGGGACCGCAGATCGGATCATCGTCCTCAAGAACGGCCGGAAGATCGCGGAGGGAGCCCCCGAGGAGATCAGGAACAACGAGGCGGTCACCGAGGCGTACTTAGGGGCCGAGGAATCGTGA
- a CDS encoding MaoC family dehydratase: MGRYFEDIDAGETHDLGSYTADREELIEFARRYDPQPIHVDPDAAARTMFGGLIASGWHTAGSCMALLTEGFLNGTASVGSFGLDELRWPSPVRPGDTVSASVEIPETHASGSRDDRGYVDIELHAENGEGEEVLFWDSTNIILTRAGSDKWPFDE, translated from the coding sequence ATGGGCCGGTACTTCGAGGACATCGACGCGGGCGAGACCCACGACCTCGGTTCCTACACCGCCGACCGCGAGGAACTGATCGAGTTCGCCCGCCGGTACGATCCCCAGCCGATCCACGTCGATCCCGACGCCGCAGCGCGGACGATGTTCGGCGGCCTCATCGCCAGCGGGTGGCACACGGCCGGATCGTGTATGGCGCTCCTGACCGAGGGGTTCCTCAACGGCACCGCGTCGGTGGGGTCGTTCGGGCTTGACGAACTCCGGTGGCCGAGTCCGGTCCGTCCGGGCGACACCGTCTCCGCGTCGGTCGAGATCCCCGAGACCCACGCCTCCGGGAGCCGGGACGACCGGGGGTACGTCGACATCGAACTCCACGCCGAGAACGGCGAGGGCGAGGAGGTGCTGTTCTGGGACTCGACGAACATCATCCTCACCCGCGCCGGCAGCGACAAGTGGCCGTTCGACGAGTAG
- a CDS encoding ATP-binding cassette domain-containing protein gives MIELDGIDVSYGNIQVIWDLDLHVSEDDAVVSIVGPNGAGKSTLLKVMSGLHPVDDGRVTVWGSDAADLDPTDIVERGFVHVSEERNLFGDMTVRENLEMGAYTHRDGLEDTIREVYELFPILEERSDQLATSMSGGQQQMLAIGRGLMAQPKILALDEPSEGLAPQITDRVFEKIEAISEEITVLLIEQHVNRALKMAQRAYLLENGRVVREDTGTGLLESDHVKEAYL, from the coding sequence GTGATCGAACTCGACGGCATCGACGTCTCCTACGGCAACATCCAGGTCATCTGGGATCTCGACCTCCACGTTTCCGAGGACGACGCCGTGGTCTCGATCGTCGGCCCCAACGGCGCCGGGAAGTCGACGCTGCTGAAAGTGATGTCCGGCCTCCACCCGGTCGACGACGGTCGCGTGACCGTCTGGGGGTCCGATGCCGCCGACCTGGACCCGACCGACATCGTCGAGCGGGGGTTCGTCCACGTCTCCGAGGAGCGGAACCTCTTCGGGGATATGACCGTCCGCGAGAACCTGGAGATGGGGGCGTACACCCACCGCGACGGCCTCGAAGACACGATACGGGAGGTCTACGAGCTGTTCCCGATCCTCGAGGAGCGATCCGATCAGTTGGCGACGTCGATGAGCGGGGGCCAACAGCAGATGCTCGCGATCGGCCGCGGGCTGATGGCCCAGCCGAAGATCCTCGCCTTGGACGAGCCCTCCGAAGGGCTGGCGCCGCAGATCACCGACCGGGTGTTCGAGAAGATCGAGGCGATCAGCGAGGAGATCACTGTCCTGTTGATCGAACAGCACGTCAACCGCGCGCTGAAGATGGCCCAGCGGGCGTACCTGCTTGAGAACGGCCGCGTCGTCCGCGAGGACACGGGAACGGGCCTGCTGGAGAGCGACCACGTCAAGGAGGCGTACCTCTGA